Proteins found in one Blastocatellia bacterium genomic segment:
- a CDS encoding Gfo/Idh/MocA family oxidoreductase produces MSNDTPSRRDFLKTAAASLLVVFSEEEIIKGAFRQDEKPVGPPVKYGVIGLGQWGKEILATLARSQAAQVTALSDTYEQALTKGKEIAPKAATFADYRKLIESPDVEAVIIATPTPSHKEIALAAIQAGKHVYCEAPLATTVEDARAIAVAAQAAPKLKFQSGLQGRSNSLYRHVLKFVKTGVLGTPAQVTAQWNKKQSWRRMAASPERERDLNWRLSKATSAGLIGEIGIHHLDLVNWYLKSQPVAASGYSALVSWKDGRDVPDTVQAVIEYPNNVRMVFSSTLVSSFSESFTVFQGSNSSLMMREKRSWLIKEADSPLLGWEVYARKEEVHNETGIAMVADATKIIEAGKEPGKDGPVEPTQTPLYLALDDFARAIRTDAATPASALDGYVATVATIKANEAAITGSRIAFDKSWFELK; encoded by the coding sequence ATGAGCAACGACACACCCAGCCGGCGCGATTTTCTGAAGACCGCGGCGGCATCTTTGCTGGTCGTCTTCAGCGAAGAAGAGATTATCAAAGGCGCGTTCCGGCAAGATGAAAAGCCGGTCGGGCCGCCGGTGAAGTACGGCGTCATCGGCCTCGGCCAGTGGGGCAAAGAGATTCTTGCGACGCTGGCGCGCTCGCAGGCCGCGCAGGTCACCGCTCTCTCCGACACCTATGAGCAGGCGCTCACCAAAGGCAAAGAGATCGCCCCGAAGGCCGCCACCTTCGCCGATTATCGCAAGCTGATCGAGTCGCCCGATGTCGAAGCGGTGATCATTGCGACGCCGACGCCGTCACACAAAGAGATCGCCCTGGCCGCGATCCAGGCCGGCAAGCACGTCTATTGCGAAGCGCCGCTCGCCACCACGGTCGAAGACGCGCGGGCCATTGCCGTGGCGGCGCAAGCCGCGCCAAAGCTCAAGTTTCAGTCGGGGCTTCAAGGCCGCTCGAATTCGCTCTACCGGCACGTGCTGAAGTTCGTCAAGACCGGCGTGCTCGGCACCCCCGCGCAGGTCACGGCGCAGTGGAACAAGAAGCAGAGCTGGCGGCGCATGGCGGCATCGCCCGAACGCGAGCGTGACTTGAACTGGCGGCTGTCGAAAGCCACCTCGGCGGGCTTGATCGGCGAGATCGGCATTCATCATCTCGATCTGGTGAACTGGTATCTGAAGTCGCAGCCGGTGGCGGCTTCGGGCTATAGCGCGCTGGTCAGTTGGAAAGACGGGCGCGATGTCCCCGACACCGTGCAGGCGGTCATCGAATATCCGAACAATGTGCGCATGGTCTTCTCATCGACGCTGGTCAGCTCGTTCAGCGAATCCTTCACCGTCTTTCAAGGCAGCAACAGCAGCCTGATGATGCGCGAGAAGCGGAGCTGGCTGATTAAGGAAGCCGATTCGCCGCTGCTGGGCTGGGAGGTTTATGCCCGCAAGGAAGAAGTCCACAACGAGACCGGCATTGCGATGGTCGCCGATGCGACAAAGATCATCGAGGCCGGCAAAGAGCCCGGCAAAGACGGCCCCGTAGAGCCGACGCAGACGCCGCTTTACCTGGCGCTCGACGATTTCGCCCGCGCCATTCGCACAGACGCGGCAACCCCGGCAAGCGCGCTCGACGGCTACGTGGCGACGGTCGCCACGATCAAAGCCAACGAGGCGGCGATTACCGGCTCGCGCATCGCTTTTGACAAATCATGGTTTGAACTCAAATAG
- a CDS encoding Gfo/Idh/MocA family oxidoreductase: protein MSKKQKENDLTRRDFIKTTGVTTAGLVAASLIGSEAPPAQAATPSLPTSARIIGANGRVNYGFIGVGGMGSGHLNIINTWVEKKEEDVAILGVCDVFDKRRRKAQETAKLSDAQVYKDYRKLLENKEIDVVVIATPDHWHAQIGMEAMEAGKHIYIEKPMTHTLEEAFKLREVAIKTKRWVQVGSHGCSDPKWHKAREITKANRLGRLLWAQGSYCRNNPKGEWNYKIEPEATEQNIDWKQWLGKAPKRPFSAERFYRWRKFWDYGNGIIGDLWPHRLHPLMLAMNLLEFPKTVNCIGGILCDTDTGNGEPRDVADTTMMTVVFPSGAMIFLAGSTVNERGVEDVIRGQKANLLCGGTKVELVPERPYAEEIEAKDETPPDSGETHAKHQKNFLQSLRNNVAPNCDIELGVRVQTIVSMAEASYRKGKSMQFDANRMKMSS, encoded by the coding sequence ATGAGCAAAAAGCAGAAAGAGAATGATCTGACCCGGCGCGATTTCATCAAGACCACAGGCGTGACGACCGCCGGGCTGGTCGCCGCGTCATTGATCGGCAGCGAAGCGCCGCCGGCGCAGGCCGCCACGCCGTCGCTTCCCACTTCGGCGCGCATCATCGGCGCCAATGGCCGCGTCAACTATGGCTTTATCGGCGTCGGCGGCATGGGCAGCGGCCACCTCAACATCATCAACACCTGGGTGGAGAAGAAAGAAGAAGACGTTGCCATCCTCGGCGTCTGCGACGTCTTCGACAAGCGCCGCCGCAAAGCGCAAGAGACCGCCAAGCTGTCGGACGCGCAGGTCTACAAAGACTACCGAAAGCTTTTAGAGAACAAAGAGATTGATGTGGTGGTCATCGCCACGCCCGACCACTGGCACGCGCAGATCGGCATGGAGGCGATGGAAGCGGGCAAGCACATCTACATCGAAAAGCCGATGACCCACACGCTCGAAGAAGCGTTCAAGCTGCGCGAGGTGGCGATCAAGACCAAGCGCTGGGTGCAGGTCGGCTCGCACGGCTGCTCGGACCCGAAGTGGCACAAGGCGCGCGAGATCACTAAAGCCAACCGCCTGGGCCGTCTGCTCTGGGCGCAGGGCAGTTATTGCCGCAACAACCCGAAGGGCGAATGGAATTACAAGATCGAGCCCGAGGCCACCGAGCAGAATATCGACTGGAAGCAGTGGCTGGGCAAAGCGCCGAAGCGCCCGTTCAGCGCCGAGCGTTTCTACCGCTGGCGCAAGTTCTGGGATTATGGCAACGGCATCATCGGCGACCTCTGGCCGCACCGCCTGCATCCGCTCATGCTGGCGATGAACCTGCTTGAGTTCCCGAAGACGGTCAACTGCATCGGCGGCATCCTCTGCGACACAGACACCGGCAATGGCGAGCCGCGTGACGTCGCTGACACCACCATGATGACGGTCGTATTCCCTTCGGGCGCGATGATCTTCCTGGCCGGCTCGACGGTAAACGAGCGCGGCGTCGAAGACGTGATTCGCGGCCAGAAGGCGAACCTGCTGTGCGGCGGCACCAAGGTCGAGCTGGTGCCGGAGCGCCCCTACGCCGAAGAGATCGAAGCCAAGGACGAGACGCCGCCGGATTCGGGCGAAACCCACGCCAAGCACCAGAAGAACTTCTTACAATCGCTGCGCAACAATGTCGCGCCGAACTGCGACATCGAGCTGGGCGTGCGCGTGCAGACCATCGTTTCGATGGCCGAAGCGTCGTATCGCAAAGGCAAGTCCATGCAATTCGACGCCAACCGCATGAAGATGAGCAGCTAG
- a CDS encoding Uma2 family endonuclease codes for MSTTEQLMTADELLRMPDDGFRYELVEGELRKMAPAGHEHGRVAVRFTWRLAQYVETNNLGVVYAAETGFRLATDPDTVRAPDVAFVSRERLEAVKSASGFFPGAPDLAVEVVSPGDTYTEVEEKAMDWLAAGARMVLALNSRKRTVMVFRSLNDIVILGDDAILDLDDVVPGFKIAVKDIFD; via the coding sequence ATGAGTACGACCGAACAATTGATGACCGCCGACGAGCTGCTCAGGATGCCCGACGATGGGTTTCGTTATGAGCTGGTGGAAGGAGAGCTGAGAAAGATGGCCCCTGCCGGACACGAACATGGACGAGTGGCTGTCAGATTTACCTGGCGGCTGGCGCAGTACGTTGAAACAAACAATCTTGGCGTGGTCTATGCCGCCGAGACTGGCTTTCGGCTTGCGACCGACCCGGACACGGTGCGCGCCCCTGACGTTGCCTTCGTCAGCCGCGAGCGGCTCGAGGCGGTAAAGAGCGCGTCTGGCTTCTTTCCCGGCGCTCCCGATCTTGCGGTTGAAGTCGTTTCGCCCGGAGACACCTACACCGAAGTCGAAGAGAAAGCGATGGACTGGCTCGCGGCAGGGGCGCGGATGGTGCTGGCGCTCAACTCGCGCAAGCGCACGGTGATGGTCTTCCGTTCGTTAAACGACATCGTCATCCTCGGCGATGATGCGATACTCGATCTTGATGATGTGGTTCCAGGATTCAAGATCGCCGTGAAAGATATTTTCGATTAA
- a CDS encoding FAD:protein FMN transferase: MNTPAMVTLSTHAMATRFELLLYGADEVRLRAAGEEALSEIERLEAQLSCYLTDSEISWINHKADLEAVRVEPRLFHLLKHCAAFSRATDGAFDITIGPLMRAWRFAGESGAVPSTDELEAARRLTGMHQVELDPEAFTVHFKQTGVRLDLGAYGKGYAIERASDSLKENGVASALLHGGTSSAAVIGTPPDQASWRIQLSEPFKIADQFITLDLVSEALSVSATHGKMFTADGQTYGHVIDPRTGYPVSRALAAAVAGQSASTCEVLSTALLVLGPAWLDEMTERFVGYRGAVAYQETEANIGLARRGL, encoded by the coding sequence ATGAACACCCCGGCAATGGTCACGCTTTCGACGCACGCCATGGCGACGCGCTTCGAGCTTCTGCTCTACGGCGCGGACGAGGTGCGGTTGCGGGCTGCCGGCGAAGAGGCGCTCTCAGAGATCGAACGGCTCGAAGCGCAGTTGAGCTGTTACCTGACCGACAGCGAGATCAGTTGGATCAATCACAAAGCCGACCTTGAGGCGGTGCGCGTCGAGCCGCGCCTGTTTCATCTGCTCAAACACTGCGCCGCCTTCAGCCGCGCCACCGATGGGGCGTTCGACATCACCATCGGCCCGCTGATGCGCGCCTGGCGCTTCGCAGGCGAGAGCGGCGCAGTGCCTTCCACGGATGAGCTTGAAGCGGCGCGCCGGCTGACAGGCATGCATCAGGTCGAGCTTGACCCGGAAGCCTTCACCGTCCACTTCAAACAAACCGGCGTGCGGCTCGACCTCGGCGCTTACGGCAAGGGCTACGCCATCGAGCGCGCCAGCGATTCGCTGAAAGAAAACGGCGTCGCGAGCGCCCTGCTGCACGGCGGCACAAGCTCGGCAGCGGTCATCGGCACACCGCCCGATCAAGCGAGCTGGCGCATTCAACTGAGCGAGCCGTTCAAAATCGCCGACCAGTTCATCACCCTCGATCTCGTAAGCGAAGCGCTGTCGGTTTCAGCGACGCACGGCAAAATGTTTACGGCGGACGGGCAGACTTATGGCCACGTCATCGATCCGCGCACCGGTTATCCGGTCAGCCGGGCGCTGGCCGCGGCGGTCGCCGGCCAGTCGGCTTCGACCTGCGAAGTCTTATCAACTGCTTTGCTGGTGCTCGGGCCGGCGTGGCTCGACGAGATGACGGAACGCTTCGTCGGCTATCGCGGCGCGGTCGCTTATCAAGAAACCGAAGCGAACATCGGCCTCGCAAGACGCGGCCTGTGA
- a CDS encoding sodium:solute symporter family protein, which translates to MNLTSIDWIIMVVYFVFVLGIGFMLKRYMKTSTDFFLAGRSIPAWVAGLAFISANLGAQEVIGMGASGAKYGIATSHFYWVGAIPAMVFVGVFMMPFYYGSRARSVPEYLQLRFDEKTRALNAVSFAVMTIFSSGISMYAMAKLIQTLHIFDGLFNRLGIPASYIFDVSIILSALIVLGYIFLGGLTSAIYNEVLQFFLIVAGFLPLVFLGLKNVGGWEGLKAKVPVAFTHSWEGMGSPDTNPLGVEWFGMVMGLGFVLSFGYWCTDFLVVQRAMAAKSMDAARRTPLIAAVPKMFFPILVILPGIIAIAVTSQSDTRQPLANPTSSQAVVERGPEGAPAGKGLIPVKMDEQTGKPKVDKNGKPELDYDLAIPQMLLHYFPTGILGLGLTALLASFMSGMAGNVTAFNTVWTYDIYQSYIKRGASDEHYLWMGRMTTVFGIAISVAAAYVAVKFNNIMDMLQLVFAFVNAPLFATFLLGMFWKRATGHGAFTGLLSGTIAAAIHHGLTLPRGAEVGIKGGWLGMIHEYPSEMAQNFWTAIYAWTTCFLVTIIVSMLTRPRKDEELVGLVYSLTEKPKEHHLPFYARPLNLGIFVLLMVVVLNIIFR; encoded by the coding sequence ATGAATTTGACTAGCATTGACTGGATCATCATGGTGGTTTACTTCGTCTTTGTGCTCGGCATCGGCTTCATGCTGAAGCGCTACATGAAGACGAGCACGGACTTCTTTCTCGCGGGCCGTTCGATCCCGGCGTGGGTGGCCGGGCTGGCCTTTATCTCGGCCAATCTCGGCGCCCAGGAAGTCATCGGCATGGGCGCATCGGGAGCCAAGTATGGCATCGCGACGAGCCACTTCTACTGGGTCGGCGCGATCCCGGCGATGGTCTTCGTCGGCGTCTTTATGATGCCGTTTTATTATGGCTCGCGGGCGCGCTCGGTGCCGGAATACCTGCAACTGCGCTTCGACGAGAAGACGCGCGCGCTCAACGCCGTCTCGTTCGCCGTGATGACTATCTTTTCATCCGGCATCTCGATGTACGCGATGGCCAAGCTGATTCAGACGTTGCACATCTTCGACGGGCTGTTCAATCGGCTCGGCATTCCCGCCTCTTACATCTTCGACGTCAGCATCATCCTGTCGGCACTGATCGTGCTGGGCTACATCTTTCTTGGTGGACTGACGAGCGCGATCTACAACGAGGTGCTGCAATTCTTCCTGATCGTCGCAGGCTTTTTGCCACTGGTCTTCCTGGGATTGAAGAACGTCGGCGGCTGGGAGGGATTAAAAGCGAAAGTGCCCGTCGCCTTCACGCACTCGTGGGAAGGCATGGGCAGCCCCGACACGAACCCGCTCGGCGTCGAGTGGTTCGGCATGGTGATGGGCCTCGGCTTCGTGCTGTCGTTCGGTTACTGGTGCACGGACTTTCTGGTCGTCCAGCGCGCGATGGCCGCAAAATCGATGGACGCGGCGCGGCGCACACCGCTGATCGCCGCCGTCCCAAAGATGTTCTTCCCGATCCTCGTCATCCTGCCCGGCATTATCGCCATCGCCGTGACCTCGCAGAGCGACACCCGCCAGCCGCTCGCCAACCCCACTTCATCGCAGGCTGTCGTCGAGCGCGGGCCAGAGGGCGCGCCGGCGGGCAAGGGACTCATCCCGGTCAAGATGGATGAGCAGACCGGCAAGCCTAAGGTTGACAAGAACGGCAAGCCGGAACTCGATTACGACCTCGCCATTCCGCAGATGTTGCTGCATTACTTTCCGACCGGCATTCTCGGACTCGGGCTGACGGCACTGCTGGCGAGTTTCATGTCAGGCATGGCCGGCAACGTCACGGCCTTCAATACGGTGTGGACGTACGACATCTACCAGTCATACATCAAGCGCGGCGCAAGCGACGAGCATTACCTGTGGATGGGCCGCATGACGACCGTGTTCGGCATCGCCATTTCGGTGGCGGCCGCGTACGTCGCGGTGAAGTTCAACAACATCATGGACATGCTTCAGTTGGTCTTCGCCTTCGTTAATGCGCCGTTGTTTGCGACCTTCCTGCTCGGCATGTTCTGGAAGCGCGCGACCGGCCACGGCGCGTTCACCGGGCTGCTGTCAGGCACGATTGCGGCGGCGATCCATCATGGCCTGACCTTGCCCAGGGGCGCGGAGGTTGGAATCAAAGGCGGCTGGCTCGGCATGATCCACGAGTATCCGAGCGAGATGGCGCAGAACTTCTGGACGGCCATCTATGCATGGACGACCTGCTTTCTGGTGACCATCATCGTCAGCATGCTGACCCGACCGCGCAAGGATGAAGAACTGGTCGGGCTGGTCTATTCGCTCACGGAAAAACCGAAAGAGCATCACCTGCCGTTTTATGCGCGGCCGCTCAACCTCGGCATCTTCGTGCTGCTGATGGTCGTCGTGCTGAACATCATCTTCCGATAA
- the galE gene encoding UDP-glucose 4-epimerase GalE — MAVLVTGGAGYIGSVTVELLRAQGEQVIILDNLSRGYRRAVPADAVFYEGSLGNRALIKQITEAHPIEACVHFAALAYVGESVEHPARYFENNVGQGIELLGALREAGTRQFIFSSTCATYGEPQYMPLDEQHPQRPVNPYGWSKFVLERVLESYDRAYGMKFVALRYFNAAGATETLGETHQPETHLIPIVLEVAEGKRPQVPVFGGDYPTPDGTAVRDYIHVTDLGTAHLLALKHLRGGGQSEFINLGNGTGYSVLEVIEAARQVTGREINMHIEPRRAGDPAHLIAKADRARDVLGWQPAHPDLADIIGSAWRWRQAHPDGYAESGASG, encoded by the coding sequence ATGGCAGTTCTGGTCACGGGCGGCGCGGGGTATATCGGCAGCGTCACGGTCGAGTTGCTGCGGGCGCAGGGCGAGCAGGTCATCATCCTCGACAACCTGTCGCGCGGTTATCGCCGGGCGGTGCCCGCCGACGCCGTGTTTTATGAAGGCAGTCTCGGCAACCGCGCGCTGATTAAACAGATCACCGAAGCGCACCCAATCGAAGCCTGCGTTCATTTCGCAGCCCTGGCTTATGTCGGCGAATCGGTCGAGCATCCGGCGCGCTATTTTGAAAACAACGTCGGCCAGGGTATCGAGTTGCTCGGCGCGCTCCGAGAAGCCGGCACGCGACAGTTCATCTTCTCTTCGACCTGCGCCACCTACGGCGAGCCGCAGTACATGCCCTTAGACGAGCAGCACCCGCAACGCCCGGTCAACCCTTATGGCTGGTCGAAGTTCGTCCTTGAGCGCGTGCTTGAAAGCTATGACCGCGCCTACGGCATGAAGTTCGTCGCGCTGCGCTATTTTAACGCCGCCGGCGCGACCGAAACGCTCGGCGAAACGCACCAGCCGGAAACCCACTTGATCCCCATCGTGCTGGAAGTGGCAGAAGGCAAGCGGCCACAGGTTCCCGTCTTCGGCGGCGATTACCCTACGCCTGATGGCACGGCGGTGCGCGATTACATTCACGTCACCGACCTGGGGACGGCGCACCTGCTGGCGTTGAAACACCTGCGCGGCGGCGGACAGTCCGAGTTCATCAACCTCGGCAACGGCACAGGCTATTCGGTGCTCGAAGTCATCGAAGCGGCGCGACAGGTCACCGGCCGCGAAATCAATATGCACATCGAGCCGCGCCGCGCCGGCGACCCGGCGCACTTGATCGCCAAGGCTGACCGCGCCCGCGATGTGCTCGGCTGGCAGCCGGCTCACCCTGATCTCGCAGACATCATCGGCAGCGCATGGCGCTGGCGGCAAGCGCACCCGGACGGCTACGCCGAAAGTGGCGCAAGCGGTTAG